Sequence from the Pseudophaeobacter arcticus DSM 23566 genome:
GAGCGTCTCGGCAAAGCCTGGAACGGTGAACGGTCGGGAAAAGACCGCGATGGTCTTGCTTGTCATGTCTTCCATCGGCGTATTCCTCCATGCGGCTGCTGCAAGTGGTCCGCGCCCCCTTTGAGGTAGGGGCGCGTGGCTCGTGCATCTCTCAAGATGTCTTGGTTTTCGCTGGTGCTTCCGTGTCGGCGGCCTTGGGCGCGTTCGCCTTGGCAGGTGCTTTTGATGTTTTGGCAGGCTTCGGCTTCATTGCGGCCGCGGCCCTGGCGGTGAGGTCCTTGAAGGACATGTTATCGATCCTTTGATTGGCCGACGCCAAATTCCTCGTCCGTGCCGGACCGGGATACTTTGCATCGGTATTAACTATATGGGGACTGGCGACCCGATTTACGATGGTGCACCGCAAAGGAAAACAAGGCCCGTCAGGCCAGTTCATCGGTCCAGACCTTGAACTCCCTCAAAGTGTTTTCCCCAAATGTCTGGGTCAAAGGCACATCGGCGGCATCGCGGCCGCGCGCGATCAGAATTCTCGCAAATCTCGGTTTGTTGTTGCGCGGGTCGAACATGTGCCATTCACCAGCGAGAAAGACCTCAATCCATGCGGCGAAGTCTCCAGGCAGATGCGGGAGAGGCTCACCAATGTCGCTCAGATATCCGGTGCAGTAACGTGCCGGAATGTTCATGCAGCGACACAAGGCGATAGCGAGATGGGCAAAATCGCGGCAGACGCCCTGTCGCTCAGCCATTGTTTGCGATGCAGAGCGCGTCGCATTCGCCTGCATGTAGTCGAAGCGGACATGCCCGTGCACGAAATCGCAGATCGCCTGAACGCGTGACCATCCGGGGTTCGTGGACTCGAAAAGACGCCACGCCTCCTCCGAAAGAAGGTCGGTATCGCAGTACCGGCTGCCCTGCAGGAACACCAAGGTCTCGAAAGGCAGATCCTGAACCGCGTGCTGACGCGCATGTCGGCAACACGGTGGCGCATCGTCTTGTCGCCTCTATCTTCCAAGGATGCATGTCCCATCGGAGAGGTGGTAGCCTCGATTGCAACTCCACCGGTTTCCGGATCGGTCGAGATATGCGTTCAAAGGCAGATCGATAGCGACGCAGGCGCGGCCCAGCGGCTCGAATCCTCGATCACAGCGCCAGCCCGGTCCATAGGATGCTTGGTCGAGAAACGCGTTTTCAGGCAGGACAATGGCGTCGCACCGGTCGTCGATCTTGATGAACCCTCGCTCGCAAACCCAGGCAGCGCCATAGCTTGCGTTGGTCAGATATGCGTTCGCTGGCACGGCAATCGGCATGCAAGTCCGTGCGACGACCGCGTAGCCGCGATCGCAGGTCCATCCCGTCCCCGAGCTGTCTTCTGTCAGATAGGCATGCTCGGGCAAAACGATGGACAAACATCCGTCGCCTTCCTGCCGGTACCCGCGTTCGCATTGCCAATCATTGCCGTAGGACCGGAGGAAGGCATTGGCGGGCACACGGATCGAATTGCAGGAGGTTCCGTTCACCTCCTCATACCCACGACCGCACTCCCAGCCTGTCCCATAGGAGCGCCCGGTCGGATAGGCATTCTCAGGGATATCGAGAGCCAGGCATTCGGCGCCCTCTACCCGGTAACCGAGTTCGCAGATCCAGCCGCCACCATAGCTGCGCGCCTGAGCGTTTTGCGGCATCGGGCCGGAGCCATCCTGCGCAAGAACGGAGAAGGCAAAAGACGCGATCACACCGGAAATGACTGCCGTTCTCGCGATCATCCTCGCGAGGGGATATCTCATCGCCGCTTGCTCCTTGGCGGACCAGAGGTCGCCGGTTTCCGCACGAGTTTTCGATAGCCCAAGCGTGAGCGTTCCGGTCAGCCGTCGAGTGGGCGCGGGCGGTGGCGGGGAGCCCCTCGAGTTGGATCTCGATGGCATGCCTTCGTTCTCGGCCACCTGGATCGGGAAGTCCTGCTGGACGGTCGGGCGGGTGCTGCCGGTCATCGGAGGGACAACTTGTGCAAAGCCGCGGCCGCAAGAGCATGTTCCTTCTGGAGGTAGTCGCCGCGGAACTTGCCATCGACCTGCACCTCCCAGATGCCGTTTCGTTCGCGTACCTGAACCCCACCCCGCTGCGCCGGTCGGCTCATTGAAAAATCCTGTCCCTCTCTGCTATTCGGCGGCAGGGGTTTGATGTCGGTCATTTCCAGCTCCTTCGCATTGGGCGCGCGCGCTTCTCCGAGGAGCATCACGGCGCGAATGAATTCTTCCGCTTAATCGTCGGTTTCGCGATGGTCATGTTCATGCCGGGTCAATTCCATCGGCTCCACGAACCGTTCTCGCAGGTGATCGACGAAACGCGGCTCGGTACGGGCCATGTAGGCGATCAGGGCCTGCAAGATCCGTTCATGGGCCAGCACGCGCGGTTCGAGATCGGTCGGCTCCGAAGCCGGACATGCAAGAGCTTTCGCTTGTGTCTGGCCTGCTGCGCCCCCCCCAAAACGAGGTCGGTTTGCTTTGTCTCGTTCAGAGTTCGAGTTCCGCGAGACAGGCCTGCGCGATGTCGCGGTTCGGGGCATCGGTTCCAGGCATGGTCGACCAGCCCGCCGCCATGAGCGCGTCGCGCCTCTGGTAGGTTGAGGTTGCCCGGATCGTTGCAAGCTTGTCCGCCCGAGCCGGGTCTGACCGCGCCATGTCGAGGCAGACGGGCACCATGGAGGCGACAACATCGCCGCGGGACATCGCCATCGCCCTGTCATTCGCGGTGCTGCCGGTCACCCAGCCGCCCCACGAAAATCCGACGACGCCGACGAAGACAGCGCCGATCACGGCACCATAGATACCGGGTTTAAGCCATTCGGGAGTATTCATTTCAAGTCCTCCTGCGGGGAAAGCGCCGCATCGCTGTGATTGTTCGTTTTGATTGTGGCCGCATCCCGGCTCAGCGCCTCTTTCAGGTCTTTTTCAAAAATGACCCTCAACTCGGAACGTCCCGCATGACCGCCCCTACCGCGCACTGTCAGGTAGGTCGCCGTTCGTCGGTAAGCCTCGAAGCTCAGCCCCTGGAGAAGCTCCTCTTCGACGAGAACTTCATAGTCACCCGCAGGCAAATCGCCCGGGTAACCCGACAAGGTGAACGGGTTTGAAAACGTCACCGTCGATCTGCTCGACCGCATGGTCATCTTTGCTCTCCGCGATGTTGGCAGGTCCGTCGCTCATCACTGTCGACGGTCCCTTGGAGTGCGGGCCTGACCAGTCGAACGATTAATTCTCTTGTACCTCGTGATCGTTAGTCTGGCGCTGACACATGTTAGTCCCCGGCGCCGAAACAGCTGCGACCTTCCCGGGCGCAGTCGTCCGCACTGACCTGTGTAAGGGCGACGAGACCGACCTGCGCGTATCCTTTGGGAAACAGGGGCGATCTGCGTTCCTGCAATCAAGGAACGGAACGACGATGACCGCACCCAATGTCCTTAACCCGCACCCGCCCGAGTTTGATCGGTTTCTCCATGCGTCGGTCGGCGAGGATCGAAACGGATATGTCGTGACGGTCCTCTCCACGCTCGCGCGGCTCGGCTTCGATCCATGGAAAGAAACCGCTGAGCTGGTCGCGCTGGGGCGCGATGCTGCGCGATCACGGTTGGGAAAGCTGCTTGCTCGATTTCCGGATGTTCCCACGCTTGCAAGCGATCACGGCAAGGTCGCACATGAGCTTAGCCAGCTGCTTCCCGAAGGCCGGGCGTCAGGCAGCCCAAAGCGGGCTGCCTCGACGGTGGCCGTTGGTCGTCCGGGCAAAAACGGCGCGATCTGGGCTGCACTCGCGATCATCTTTGTGCTGTTTCAGATGTTCATGGTTGGCAGGCCGGGGTCAGGCGAATGACCGTTTCCACTCAGACATCGACGCCAATGGGTCATTCTGCGCACAAGACCGGGACGCTATCGCCGCGCGAACAGAGCGTTCTCTGGGACATGGAGGAACATTTCTGGACCAGTGGCGCGGACCACGCGCGGGCGACAACAGCAGACAACGCCGTGATGATTTTCCCTTATCCGCCCGGCATCCTCCAGGGTGACCAGATCTGGACCCATCTAAAGCAGAGCACCGGCTGGCGCTCCGTCGTCACGTCCGCATCACGCCGACCGATCCCGACAAGATGCTCCACGACCATCGCTTCGTCCCTTGACGCCGCCCAGAGTATGGCGGTCGCCAAGCGTGGGCTCGACGCCTGTGAAGTCGGGCTTTGGACCTGTCACGCTTTCGTGCCGCTCCACGTGCTCGTTTAAGCCACCTTTCGTTCGAAGGCGACAGGGCTTTTCCAGCCCAGTGCTGAATGGCGGCGGCGCGGATTGTAGAAGCCGTTGATGTATTCGAAGATCGCCATCTCGGCCTGCCGCCGTGTTTCCCATGAATGCCGCCAAATCAGTTCGGCCTTGATGGTTTTGAAGAACGTCTCGACTGCAGCGTTATCGTAGCAATTGCCTTTGCCACTCATGGACACTTTGAAGCCGTGCTGTCGCAAGATCTGTCGATAGTCGTGCGAACAATATTGCGATCCGCGATCCGTGTGATGGATGCAGCCCTTCGGCGGCCCCCGGAAGGCTATTGCCATGTTCAACGCACGGATCGCCAGGTCCCGCTTCATCCTGTTACTCACCGCCCAGCCGATCACGCGCCTTGAATGCAGATCCAGTATCACAGCGAGATACAACCAACCTTCACGCGTCCAGATATAGCTGATGTCCATTGCCCGGCAGGGTATTTCCGTAGGAAATGTCCC
This genomic interval carries:
- a CDS encoding transglutaminase-like domain-containing protein: MFLQGSRYCDTDLLSEEAWRLFESTNPGWSRVQAICDFVHGHVRFDYMQANATRSASQTMAERQGVCRDFAHLAIALCRCMNIPARYCTGYLSDIGEPLPHLPGDFAAWIEVFLAGEWHMFDPRNNKPRFARILIARGRDAADVPLTQTFGENTLREFKVWTDELA